aaataaacttgaaaaatatggATAAATTTCTCAAAAAGTTTACgtaaagaaataaacttgaaaaagaTGGATCCATTTCTCAAAAAGTTTAtgtaaagaaataaacttgaaaaatatggCATTTCTCAAAAAGTTTACgtaaagaaataaacttgGAAAATatggataaatttcaaaaaaaaattttcgtaaagaaagaaacttaCCTAACTTAGCTATTATTGTTACATTCAATACCGTCCAATTTTCTTTATCAACAACAGCTCTCTTATTTGTTATCAAATTTACCAATGCAGTAACATTCTCTGCTACATCTTCATTTGGCCAATAACATGTGGATTTATTCCCCGTCTTCTTGATCCACTCCAAAGGGGCATATCAAGCTGACTCGTGTCAGCAGGTAAATGAAATTTGACTGTGGCAAAAGACTACGAGATGAATTagtgaaaattaaacaatgaaaaaatcaACTTATTACTTACGTTTGTTGTGGCAAGAGTTGAAGGCAAACCACGCTACTTTGATGCCATCACTTATCAGATAACTTTGGGAATTCGACCGGACACAGATTGTAAAAGATAGGGAATAAAGGCACACAAAACGACTTGGTAAAAGAGTAGCACCACCACGATATAACAGTTTCGTAACAATAAAACACTTATTCCAATTTTTAGTTGTGGCTCTCATAACGTTGTCTTCCATCTTTTGTTTCCATACCTCTGCTGCTATTTAAGCGTTGCCACCAGGTTGCCACATGCCAGATCGCGAGAATTAGTCTTCTCATAAGCGGGAAAATTGCAAAGTCGTTTATTGAAGAATAGGGAATGCCAAAGACTTTACATATGATTTCTGTTATGGGCCATGATTTTTGAGAGGATAAACTCAAAATTTTCACTGTATAAATGCCGAGTCGTGAAGATTGAaggataaaaaaatcaaatttttcacgaAGCACCGACATTAAAGTTTAGGCCTACAAACGATGAGACTACTACGACAAAACTTAAGTTGCCAAGTCTATTATTGCTGTTGTTTTTCATATATAATTtgtcataaaaaaagaaaaaaaagtttttctatgaaTATACAATTTGCGACGAGCCAGttatctaatttaaaaattaaagaccAATTAAAGGCGCTTATAATACCGTAACAATCGGTAAAATAAAGCACAGATTAAGACCGGAAAAAGCCATCTATTTGATGGCTTTTTTTGGTAATTCCCAATACCAAGTTTTCACTCACAGTAAAAAATACCCGAAgtccccaaaaaaaataattggccATTTTAAAGACGTGTTTTAAACAGGTTGTATTATGAAAGGGGAAGACCAGTATGCAATCGAGAATAAGCCGTCTTTCTCCGGGTGTTTTCAACGGTTTTGTGCTGACGTCTTtagtcccaaaataaaacgCGGAGTGTTGTCTGGGGTGGATCTACATTCGGATTGGTCATCAGCCATTGATGTACTTTGTGTTCTGGTTCAAGTGTACTCTGATGAGCCAGTTCAGAGGAAGATGAACTGCAAATAATAACAGAACCACTGCCTTCTTCAATATCAGCTGCTGTTGTACTACAGTTTTCTCAGACTTCCCTTCTAAATTTAAGGGTAGTGATCTTGAAATTGGTTGACCATTTGCAGAACTACTCAACAAAGTatctggaaaacaaaacaaaaggataATTGTAAGTGCTTAAACTCAGGCACAATACAATATAATTATTGGCTAAAGGTTTACCAAAGAATTCAATTAGGAAGTCAGACAATAGCAATAACAATCTAAAGTCTAGTGAACTTGTTTATACCAATTTTCCATCCTCCCTCTCTACAAAAATCTTGTAAAAAGTGCTGCAGGGAAGAGGTAATTTTGCTCATCTTGGGATTTAGCTCTTTCAAGTCATCTTTGCAGACTATAGTTTGACACACGCCACACAAAAAGGTTGGTTCGCCAGTTGAGTTTCTTGGTAGCCCAGTAATGCAGCCTCGACAAAAGTAATGTCAACATTTTGCTTCCACTGGGTCAAGTAGCAAACTGGTGCtagaataataagaataacATTATTAAACTTAAATGTAAACAGAAAACTTTTGTGGTGACATACCATTTGGAACATTCACTTAAATCACGAGTTTGTCCTATGAAGGTTCTCATTACCGACTCCTCTGCTTCACTCTTCATGTTAGAAACTGATTTTCTTACAAGATTTTCAACTGTTGGTAAACAAAACGAATAAAACATTTGaggtttcaatttttaatcaaacccAGTGGAATATTTTTCTTAACTACCTGGATCCCTTACAAAATTCTGCTTACTTCCCTAACTCTTTTGGGCGCCAAAAACACACGTGATTGCCGACGCCATCTAGCGCCGACTAATCGCGTTGGTTGTTAAACTGTAGGCAGCGTAGGGTAAGGTACCCGAAGGGGATGTTAAGGGTATACTAGTTGGTATAGTAGTATtggtatagttttataaaggcagagctatagaatagttatagaataataataatattctgttataaaggtaggcctattattaagattaattaataacactaaaaaaaatgtatgcccttagtttccggaagatgtaatatgcagaaatcaagaaagagattaaaagaatatttccgcatgtttctatccaaacattaaataaaaattcaattaataaaacctaatatgatatggcgcggcgtaaaggtaaggcgtgactttggtgcggcggaggcttcgccccgccaccccacgtcacaccggatcttgttaaaattcaatttaagtaACTACCTATCAGCACTTCTTTTACTGGAGATTGATAGCGTTCGGTGATAACATACAGTGACTTCTATTCTATCATACAATATTACTTCAACAGGatgataattttgaaaaaaaaaaatataagacagGCTAGAGATGGTCCAACAATCAAAGTCAGTACTCTACGCTTTTTCTTCAATCCTGGGTCATTCTGGTCATATTCAATAGAGACGATGCTGTCTCCTACGGGAGTATTAGAACTAAAAATGTTTCTCGTCATATTCTATAGAGACGCTGCTGTCCTAAAGGAGTTCCAGAACTAAAAGTGTTATTAATTACAATAAGTAGAATATCCGGCTGGATGCCTTATCATTTGTCTTGTTAACCTGTGACTATCTTCAATCGATGCTGTGGGTGTTCTAGTCGAATAAGCTTCAATATTCGATAGGCAAGCTACAGATAGCCCAACAATCTCATCATATTCAATAGAGACACTACTGCTTTCTACAGAAGTATCAGAActaaaaataagagttaaAAAAGTTCGTGACTTATTGATTGTCAAATTACCTTCTAGCTTCTACTGGTTTCAGTGACTAATGTAGGTTTTTACACGTTCTCCCATAAGTCCGTTTAACTTATGAAAGCGTCAGCTGTGAAACGCCAGCTGGGAGTGGGAGATCCTGTTGAAATCGTTTGACACgataattagaaaaattattattggaaaacaaataactAGAAATACCCAATCGTCTTTCAAATCTCTTAAACGCTGAGACCTTTTTTGCAGAACTAGGTAGTGAGTTCATAATTGAAGTAGggaacttgaaatattttgctgtgtcaacaatgtgGATGTTTGGCCAAAACTAgtaaagaaatgaatttattaCATAGAATTGATCATGAATCCCTAAACTAGATGAGAACCCAAATAAACACAATGTAAGGCAgtttaaagaaattgaaataactcGTCCTCACTTCTTTAACTGAAGATTGATTGTGTTTGTCAATAACAGCACACAGTGACATCTATCATTCAATGATCCTTTATCTAGATTATATTTTAGACATGAAAATAAACATACAATTAAAAAGAAGCACTGCTTTTCAAGCAGTAATATATGAAATAAATCACACTCACGTTTTTAACTTTAGAGTGATGGTGGAAATTAGTGCAGTCGTGCTGGTAACAAAGTCTAGTTAACAGCACTAGTCGATAAGATCCCAGGGACTTAAATGAAGGATTGGAGTTATTGCCCACACTATATGCAGCTACCTAGATGAGAACGAGATCGCAATGCAATAAACATATTGGTTTTGAAATAACTTGGACTCACTAAGATCGTTTAAGTCTCAAGAGTTTGTTTAAGTAATTATGATGGATTGATAAAGTGTTGTCAGCCGAGATGAGAACAAAAGACAACCATATGATGcagttgaaaaaagaatagaaataacTCACACTCACCTAAAATGGAGATTGAtggtgtttttttgaaaacaccCAGTGAACGACTTATAGTTCTATCGTTGAATCATGAATATTTCTCCATATAGATGATAACTTAATACAAAAAAGTACCATACAATTCAAATCGAGCATTACTTAGTGATTACGAAATAATAACACTCACGTTTTGAACTCTTACCGACATAGAACACAGCACTAATACTTTGactacaattttattttatcatacgGGCTTCAAGTCGATTGCCACATAACGTTTATATCCCTGTCACAAAAGTGTCACTTGTCTCTGTATTATCGTCTGCTGTAACagctattgaaattctgtcaaaaagtaCCAAGAACTCCGTTTGATCAAATGCCTGAATCGATTAcagccaaattttcagaatggatgtaaaaaattgtaagctaccgattactgccattgaaatgcaataaaattgttgattacaatcaataattgccaaaaactagtgcatccatctatgtagtgttacaataactgcaaaaagccatctgtgtagtgttacgagaactgagggtgcccaatgtaaaccatactgcaaacgaaactttgaccagtaacccttcgggtaattaaacaaagcgggaaaaaaacaaaataggtgggaatgaaaataaaaataaaggaataatgtcatgaaaataaaggaataatGTCATGAAAATCTGTATACGGAAATAAAAGGCTTTGAATTGGATTGAtccaaacgaaaataaaatatcgttgggtaaaacatcaaaacttttgtttattaaaattttattttttcatttttaagtaaGTGTTGTGAAGGAGTCAAAAgctattcaagaaatttgttgaaatCGCGGGTATCACTTCGATTTGCTAGATTGGTCAGAGCTTGATGATGATGTCATTGAGGAAAgcgattcatttttctttgttccaaTATCGGGTCGCGGTTAATTTGATTCCAAGGCTGCTCTACGCCGGTGCCAAAGACAACGTAGAATAAATTCGTAGCAGCGTAAATACCTGCCGAGAGGAAGAACACTGTTTGCCATTGATCTAACGATCCCTGTAGgaaccaaaaaaattgtttaatattcaaaataaatttctagaTAACATATTGGTTATGAAGGTTGAAGCTATTACCGACTCAGTCACGATAAGATTGACTATATAGGGTGCCAGAAATCCACAAATGTTTGCCACGCAGCTAGTAACGCCCATCATTGTGCCGGCAAAATTGGAAGCAATATCGATGTGATTAGCCTGCAAGCGTTAGTATttcgttttagaaaaaataatcatgatTTATGTGCAGAATGAAGCTCATACCAAAAATCCGGAATAAATGGCTCCGTTAAATCCGCATGACACGGTgagctgaaaaataaaaataaaatttactgcCTAGATACTTAATTGCTATGTTAACTTAAGTTACCAAAGTGATAGTGGCGACTCGGTCGCAGCCTGTATAGCTCACTCCAATAAGTCCGAAAGCGGGTAACAAGAGTCCTGTAATAAAACAGACGTATTAGTTGGCTCgcgatgtaataataatataaattggATACGTAAAGTTAATCAAAACTCTAGAAATATAATTATGTTACCGATGGTAGTGAAGACCTTCCTAGTGTAGGTGGTGTTTAATATCTTGTTTTTCCTGATCGCGTCAGCGGTCACACTGAAGGCGATCGAAAAGACCCACATGGCTAAATATGGAAGGGCCGATAGCGCTCCATTCTATCGAAAAATTTGGCAACATTGAATCGcgatgaatttaattttttttaacaggatGGTTTAAAATGTTATCGTACGGCTTTCAAGTCGAAATGCAAGACTGTCTTCATGTAGGTAGGCAATTCAGTGAGCAACATGCAAAAGCCCCAGCTGTGTCCCAAATGAGCCACCAAAATAGCCCACAGATGTATAGAAGTCAAAATGGTTTTCCAGGGAGTCTCTGACATCTAACAGTTAACTTAATTAAGATTCCGGACATCATAAAAAAATGGATTGACAGACCTGAATTGGCTTCTTAATCCCCGTAGAAGCGAGAATGTAACGTTTCTCGTCCTCGGCAATTCGTGGATGGACAGACGGACTATCGAAAACCAAGAAAACCCAGAAGGTGAACCAAATAACTCCAATGATGCCGGGAACGTAAAAAGCCAAAGGCCAGCCATTGTCAAACTCGAGAGAACACAACCAACCCGATAAGGGCATAATAATCACAGTCCCAAACGTAGTTCCTATTTGTGACCACAAATTAAAATGATTTATTAAATCATCAAATTACGCTAATAGCCTGCGTCACATCCTTTTGCATTTACCTGCCAAAACGAAGGCGCCAATAGTCGTCCTCTCAAAAGTAGGAACCCATTTGGAAATCATACTGTTGGCCGCAGGAAacgacactcccttgaagcaAACATGCCAGTTGTTGAGTCAAAAGTTTTGATATTAATATTTCGCGTGACTTGAATGATACCTCAGCCAGTCCGGTTAAAACTCGCATAACTATAACTGCATTGGCTCCACCTTGTCGTGCAGCCAGTGGGGTCAGCACGCAGAAAAAATCTGTCAGTAGGATGCCAAGACCCAACACGTATTTGCCGCCGTATTTCTCGGCCAATATTCCACCGGGAATTTGCGTCACCATGAGGCCCCAGAAAAATGCCCCCAGAATCAGCGCTTGGGTTTCACCATCCCAATCGAATTCGCCGTTGCTCTGTTGGACATTTGgttcaaaaacaaatgatgagaaatattAATAACTAATCGAATTGATTGAGTACATACGATTATACGTACTTCACTGCTTCCGGAGTCTTCGTCGTACTTGCAGTGTTCGGTACTGTTACTCGTGCTCGTACCTCCGCTTCTGCCGAAGAAGGACGTGGCGTTGTCGACGGGCGGAGTTCTTACCATGTCGACGATGGCCACTGACAAATTGATTCGCATCATATAAACCGATGCCAAACCAAGAAAACCCATAAAAGCGAAAACATGGCGAGATCAAAAAAAATCTGAGTGATAAGTAGATTCAAATAAACTATTACAGCATTAAATAAAGAATGCATTGGAGCCTATATTTAGCAATAACCTTGAATTATACGACTGACCTTTAGGTTTGTCGACTATCTGGCTATCACCATTTTCAAGCGAGTGGCCATGCTGTATGGCGTCTTGAACCTACGCACAATTCGGCATGgcaatcaaatttatttccaatagACTTATACGCTTAAGGTATATTGCGTATGTTGGTGATTgcgcaaaattttatttttcccttttataccGCGGACTCAATGGCGCCTTCCTGGACGCTCTTTGTGGCCTTATCTAAGGGTTGTTGGTGGTCATTAGTGGCAATGACGAAGATTGCGTCTGACGGTAGCGGTTGTTTGCTCTCCTTTTCATCCTCGTTGACTTTACTTGGCGTGTCTGTCATGTTATTGTTGTGACTAGTATTGGGacagataaaaacaaattctttctATCAGGGTAAATCCATTTACATCTATGATAAGAGGATTATAAGGTGTCACGTGTACAGTCTACGCCAGTCCATGGTCATTTTTATAGACtgcaataaaattatttttcgttcAAACATAAACTCGTGATCATAAATTTGAGATACAATTTAGTAGCATTAACGAAAATTGATAGTttgtttgaatgtttaaaaataaaatttatctttATTTAATATAATAGGACAAAATCAAttgcaaattttattttaatgagataatttttttgcgtaaaaattcaaataaaacaattaaaaaaacaagaattcaGTTGTTATTAGACTTACTCTTTTACCTGCAATTAAATAGGtcttaattgttttcttacaAGGACAGACACTTTGACAGGTTGACATCTAGCAACGCTATAATTGATCTgcctttcatcgacttgaattcgagTTGTGTTGAGCTATTCAGATCATGGATAAATTACATATATCGTTATCGTAACAAATCACCGCCTAGTTTATGAGCTTATCTTATGATTGTCTGACAGTGTAAAATACGTTGGTTTGTTGACCAAAAAATAATCTTGCATCCTGGATTACTGAATATAATGAGAGGTACGATTCATTTTTAACACTGAGTCCACCACTCAATGAGGCCAAAATCgggggttttgggggtttacaATTTTCGGAAAAGGGTGACGAAGGCATCGCAGTCAGTCCCCGTATAAATCATTTTGTGCAGAATTTTACGGAAAATACAATGGTGAAATCCATAATGTTCTAGCTAGCATAGTTAATAAGTtattaaatgaaaactaagggACCCCCCCTGAAATTGTAGCGTTTTTACTGATTTTTGACATCAGTTTTTGGGCAAACCAgacctttaataaaaaatctaattttttagAATGAAAGATTTCCCCCCCTCTAGAAACATCTcgccccgtttttattttgaacggttATTAGCAGAGATATTGgcaattgaaaatcttgaaaatttttcgtcattttctgaAGATTTTCGCCATTGACAGACGTCATTTCACCACGCCATCTCGCGgccgattttcaaaaaagcaaGGGAGATCTATTCTTCTGgccattaatttttgattgattgaatgattgaataattgagaaaagaatggaatcgATGTAAAAAGCTGGGCTTGGTTGACTATCGATAGTTGgagttcgaaaaaaaaaatccgtaaaaataaaGCATTTTGGACTGGCTTAGCCCCGTTAAATGAGTCGTGAAGTAGTAAGCGACGGAAGATCTACATTTCCCATCCAATCCAACGACGTAGAACACTAATATTTGAGTAGCAAGAAGTTGATGATCTGTTTCTCGACTTGATTGTTTATCATCAGGAAAATCTGTGAATcccaaatatttctttaattggGGATCGTAGCATAACGCCTTCTTAATGGACATCTCATCCACACTCAAAGTTACATCTTTCCCGTGTTTTCCGTCTGCGATGTCTTTTTGTATTTGGGATAATGCGTTTCTTAAAATTCCGGAATTACAACCAACTGGCGCAAGGTAGCGCCGAAGACTCCGGATAGATGGCAAGGTAAAAACCGATCTAGTTTTTTTCATATGCGGTGTTGGAATAATAACTTAGGTTTATTGCCAGGTCACAGATGAACTTCGAGTATCtgcgtttctcctttttctttccagaaTTTAACTTCTCGTTAACATAGAGTTGGTAAGCGGTTTCGGACAGGTTGGTTTTCTTGATAGTGTTTTTGTTAGCTTTCTTAAGATCTTCACATTGCATTTTTGACTTCTTCAACTGCTGcttcaatatttaaattttaccctCTTTGACGTTTAGTTCAATGTGGCTCTAGCGCTCACGGGATGCCATTGCggccaattttctctttttaccaACATTCACTTGCTTGACGTAGTCTATTTCACAATGTGCTTCGCATCTAGTTCACGAATTTCTCTCTTTAGACGGTCTATGTGCTCTTCGTATTCCTGC
The sequence above is drawn from the Daphnia pulicaria isolate SC F1-1A chromosome 1, SC_F0-13Bv2, whole genome shotgun sequence genome and encodes:
- the LOC124311575 gene encoding putative inorganic phosphate cotransporter; the encoded protein is MGFLGLASVYMMRINLSVAIVDMVRTPPVDNATSFFGRSGGTSTSNSTEHCKYDEDSGSSESNGEFDWDGETQALILGAFFWGLMVTQIPGGILAEKYGGKYVLGLGILLTDFFCVLTPLAARQGGANAVIVMRVLTGLAEGVSFPAANSMISKWVPTFERTTIGAFVLAGTTFGTVIIMPLSGWLCSLEFDNGWPLAFYVPGIIGVIWFTFWVFLVFDSPSVHPRIAEDEKRYILASTGIKKPIQMSETPWKTILTSIHLWAILVAHLGHSWGFCMLLTELPTYMKTVLHFDLKANGALSALPYLAMWVFSIAFSVTADAIRKNKILNTTYTRKVFTTIGLLLPAFGLIGVSYTGCDRVATITLLTVSCGFNGAIYSGFLANHIDIASNFAGTMMGVTSCVANICGFLAPYIVNLIVTESGSLDQWQTVFFLSAGIYAATNLFYVVFGTGVEQPWNQINRDPILEQRKMNRFPQ